Proteins from a single region of Candidatus Delongbacteria bacterium:
- a CDS encoding RsmB/NOP family class I SAM-dependent RNA methyltransferase produces the protein MDLKALLEDLARLEGGGWSDRLLQARLRDESGWTGAERARHTALWRLALENAPRHAALLAPRLRQRPRPLLRAALRLGLTLLEDGHAPHAVLNELLDALQERSPQERSLVNGVLRGWLREQALPAARPTPGDFPPWFLELLRSLDGEDALQPAALAGLRHQLFRERGTWLRVNLARWSPAGALAELREAGLEPVAAPECPRYLRLRSLPAGGLDALAPLQDGRLAVQDLSVWGALALLDPPPGSRVLDLCAAPGGKALALLEADPALDLTLVEAHAGRARALARRLDGRGRLVVADGREFQGEAWPRILLDAPCSGSGSVGHRPEILAKGAGATTELLTLQRELLEQAVALLAPGGRLVYSTCSLDPRENAGQLEALLARHPELVVRPELVPATFRDAAGGWSWIPWQRPGRQPAGRPGAGGAWAAAVEKIGTETRA, from the coding sequence ATGGATCTCAAGGCCCTGCTGGAGGATCTGGCCCGGCTGGAAGGCGGCGGCTGGAGCGACCGGCTGCTGCAGGCCCGGCTGAGGGACGAGAGCGGCTGGACGGGCGCGGAGCGCGCCCGGCACACGGCCCTTTGGCGGCTGGCACTGGAGAACGCCCCGCGCCACGCGGCCCTGCTGGCGCCGCGCCTGCGTCAGCGCCCGCGGCCCCTGCTGCGCGCCGCCCTGCGGCTGGGCCTCACCCTGCTGGAAGACGGCCACGCCCCCCACGCCGTCCTCAATGAACTGCTGGACGCCCTGCAGGAGCGCTCGCCCCAGGAGCGCAGCCTGGTGAACGGCGTGCTGCGCGGCTGGCTGCGTGAGCAGGCCCTGCCCGCCGCCCGCCCGACTCCGGGGGATTTTCCGCCCTGGTTCCTCGAGCTGCTGCGCAGCCTGGACGGCGAGGACGCGCTGCAACCGGCCGCCCTGGCGGGCCTGCGCCATCAGCTGTTCCGGGAGCGCGGCACCTGGCTGCGCGTGAATCTGGCCCGCTGGTCGCCGGCCGGGGCCTTGGCCGAGCTGCGCGAGGCGGGCCTGGAGCCCGTCGCCGCGCCGGAGTGCCCGCGCTACTTGCGGCTGCGCAGCCTGCCCGCGGGCGGGCTGGACGCCCTGGCCCCGCTGCAGGACGGCCGGCTGGCCGTGCAGGACCTGAGTGTCTGGGGCGCGCTGGCCCTGCTGGACCCGCCGCCGGGCAGCCGCGTGCTGGACCTCTGCGCCGCGCCGGGGGGCAAGGCGCTGGCCCTGCTGGAGGCCGATCCCGCCCTGGACCTGACCCTGGTGGAGGCCCATGCCGGGCGGGCCCGGGCCCTGGCGCGGCGGCTGGACGGCCGGGGCCGGCTGGTGGTGGCGGACGGGCGCGAGTTCCAGGGCGAGGCCTGGCCGCGCATTCTGCTGGACGCGCCCTGCTCGGGCTCGGGCAGCGTGGGACACCGGCCGGAGATTTTGGCCAAGGGCGCCGGGGCGACGACCGAGCTGTTGACCCTCCAGCGCGAACTGCTGGAGCAGGCGGTCGCCCTGCTGGCGCCGGGGGGCCGGCTGGTCTACAGCACCTGCAGCCTGGACCCGCGCGAGAATGCCGGGCAGCTGGAGGCGCTGCTGGCCCGGCATCCGGAGCTGGTGGTGCGGCCCGAGCTGGTGCCCGCGACCTTCCGCGACGCGGCGGGCGGCTGGTCCTGGATTCCCTGGCAGCGCCCGGGGCGCCAGCCCGCGGGCCGACCGGGGGCCGGCGGCGCCTGGGCCGCGGCGGTGGAGAAAATCGGGACGGAAACGCGCGCATGA
- a CDS encoding Na/Pi symporter: MSPSPPPATLPLSQRLLRLAIVLFLFFVSIEWMAESFKLFGSGLTAQLLNLTSNPFTALFVGILTTSIVQSSSATTSMVVALVAAGSLQLPLAVPIIMGANIGTSITNTLVSLAHINRSAEFRRAFAASTVHDIFNLLCVLLFFPLELATGVFSASGLWMARGLEGMHGLDLMSPLKLAIHPVASGMIHLLESILPADTWWHPHAWLSLALALTLLFGSILFLTNILKSLALQKAETWFEDSLFKSTSRSFLIGLGLTMAVQSSSVTTSLIVPMAGAGLLSLRQIYPYTLGANIGTTITALMAALATQNPLALAIALVHTLFNAAGTAVFLPLRAVPIYLASRLADVSMRSRVIPFAYVLTVFFLIPVAFIFLMD; the protein is encoded by the coding sequence ATGAGTCCCAGCCCTCCGCCGGCCACCCTGCCCCTCAGTCAGCGTCTGCTGCGTTTGGCCATTGTGCTGTTCCTGTTCTTCGTCTCCATCGAATGGATGGCGGAATCCTTCAAGCTCTTCGGTTCGGGCCTGACGGCCCAGCTGTTGAATCTCACCAGCAACCCCTTCACGGCCCTATTCGTGGGCATCCTGACCACCAGCATCGTCCAGAGCAGCTCGGCCACCACCAGCATGGTCGTGGCCCTGGTGGCCGCCGGCAGCCTGCAACTGCCCCTGGCGGTGCCGATCATCATGGGCGCCAACATCGGCACCTCCATCACCAACACCCTGGTCTCGCTGGCGCACATCAACCGCTCAGCCGAATTCCGCCGGGCCTTCGCCGCTTCCACGGTGCACGACATCTTCAATCTGCTGTGCGTGCTGCTGTTCTTCCCGCTGGAACTGGCCACGGGTGTGTTCAGCGCCAGCGGACTCTGGATGGCGCGCGGGTTGGAAGGCATGCACGGCCTGGACCTGATGAGCCCGCTGAAACTGGCCATCCATCCGGTGGCCAGCGGGATGATCCACCTGCTGGAGTCCATCCTGCCCGCGGACACGTGGTGGCACCCTCACGCCTGGCTCTCCCTGGCCTTGGCCCTGACCCTGCTGTTCGGGAGCATCCTGTTCCTGACGAACATCCTGAAAAGCCTGGCTCTGCAAAAGGCAGAGACCTGGTTCGAGGACAGCCTGTTCAAGTCCACCTCGCGCTCGTTTCTGATCGGACTGGGCCTGACTATGGCGGTCCAGTCCAGCTCCGTGACCACCAGCCTGATCGTGCCCATGGCGGGAGCGGGCCTCTTGAGCCTGCGCCAGATCTACCCCTACACGTTGGGCGCCAACATCGGGACCACCATCACGGCCCTGATGGCGGCCCTGGCCACCCAGAATCCGCTGGCCCTGGCCATCGCGCTGGTTCACACGTTGTTCAACGCCGCCGGCACGGCGGTCTTTCTGCCGCTGCGTGCGGTGCCGATCTACCTGGCCAGCCGGCTGGCGGATGTCTCCATGCGCAGCCGGGTGATTCCCTTCGCCTACGTCCTGACCGTGTTCTTCCTGATACCCGTCGCCTTCATTTTTCTTATGGATTAG
- the lpxA gene encoding acyl-ACP--UDP-N-acetylglucosamine O-acyltransferase, whose protein sequence is MSARIHPSAVVHADARLGEDVVIGPFAVIEENVHLADGCRIGPHAVIHSGARLARGVEVHQGASVSCLPQDLKFQGEESVLEVGERTVIREFTTLSRGTSEAGATRIGAGCLIMAYVHLAHDCQVGDGCILVNGVQVAGHVKIGQRVTLGGLVAVHQFVRIGDHVFVGGGMEIVKDIPPFILANGKPLKFTGLNLVGLKRRGFDSERLKRIRDHYRLFFGKGSLNASQALAALKERAEPGDEDAGLIIRFLEEAERGIIGG, encoded by the coding sequence GTGAGCGCGCGGATCCATCCTTCCGCCGTGGTGCACGCCGACGCCCGGCTGGGCGAGGACGTGGTGATCGGACCCTTCGCCGTCATCGAGGAGAACGTCCACCTGGCCGACGGCTGCCGGATCGGCCCCCACGCGGTGATCCACTCCGGCGCGCGGCTGGCCCGGGGCGTGGAGGTGCATCAGGGCGCCAGCGTCTCCTGCCTGCCCCAGGACCTCAAATTCCAGGGCGAGGAGAGCGTGCTGGAAGTGGGCGAACGCACGGTGATCCGCGAGTTCACGACCCTCTCCCGCGGCACATCGGAGGCCGGGGCCACACGCATCGGCGCGGGCTGCCTGATCATGGCCTACGTCCACCTGGCCCACGACTGCCAGGTGGGGGACGGCTGCATCCTGGTCAACGGCGTGCAGGTGGCCGGCCACGTGAAGATCGGCCAGCGCGTCACCCTGGGCGGCCTGGTGGCCGTGCACCAGTTCGTGCGCATCGGCGACCACGTCTTCGTGGGCGGCGGGATGGAGATCGTCAAGGACATCCCGCCCTTCATCCTGGCCAACGGCAAGCCGCTCAAGTTCACCGGGCTGAATTTGGTGGGCCTGAAGCGCCGGGGCTTCGACAGCGAGCGCCTGAAGCGCATCCGCGACCACTACCGGCTCTTCTTCGGCAAGGGCAGCCTGAACGCCAGCCAGGCCCTGGCGGCGCTGAAAGAGCGCGCCGAGCCCGGGGACGAGGACGCCGGGCTGATCATCCGCTTCCTGGAGGAGGCCGAACGCGGCATCATCGGCGGATGA
- the rpe gene encoding ribulose-phosphate 3-epimerase — MIQIAPSLLSADLFRLAEQLDHCASGAADLLHLDIMDGHFVPNLSYGPEFVRAVRSRSALPLDVHLMLSAPGPFLEPFARAGADWISVHLEAGPHPDRLLQQIRALGCRAGLALNPGTDPEALRWLTPHLDFVLLMSVNPGYGGQAFHEPVLEKIRRTRALLDGLGCPAPIQVDGGVDALSGGRCAAAGAEILVAGSALFRQPDLASAIGELRLQAQAACGWSSA; from the coding sequence ATGATCCAGATCGCGCCCTCGCTGCTCTCGGCGGACCTGTTCCGGCTGGCCGAGCAGCTGGACCACTGCGCCAGCGGCGCGGCGGACCTCTTGCACCTGGACATCATGGACGGCCACTTCGTGCCCAACCTGAGCTACGGGCCGGAGTTCGTGCGCGCCGTCCGCAGCCGCAGCGCGCTGCCGCTGGACGTGCACCTGATGCTGAGCGCTCCCGGACCCTTCCTGGAACCCTTCGCCCGGGCCGGCGCGGACTGGATCTCCGTGCACCTGGAGGCCGGCCCGCATCCGGACCGCCTGCTGCAGCAGATCCGGGCCCTGGGCTGTCGGGCCGGACTGGCGCTGAATCCGGGCACCGATCCGGAGGCCCTGCGCTGGCTGACCCCGCACCTGGACTTTGTGCTGCTGATGAGCGTCAATCCGGGCTACGGCGGCCAGGCCTTCCACGAGCCCGTGCTGGAGAAGATCCGGCGCACGCGCGCCCTGCTGGACGGGCTGGGCTGCCCGGCGCCCATCCAGGTGGACGGCGGCGTGGACGCCCTTTCGGGAGGGCGCTGCGCGGCCGCCGGGGCGGAGATTCTGGTGGCCGGCTCCGCGCTCTTCCGCCAGCCCGACCTGGCTTCGGCCATCGGCGAGCTGCGCCTCCAGGCCCAGGCCGCCTGCGGGTGGAGTTCGGCGTGA
- a CDS encoding FecR family protein: MNQLTSLLILLAVLGSARWPLHAQEFDRTRAAAAPTPVTAQDSSMSAPEDAGLGLVSYREGLLARFPERAADWLDAPLRSHVAEGDRVRTGPRGRAEIEFQSRNLLRLAPSTTLRLDRLAQEEQDAALRVDLQLEQGELWAELNGLDEEDEFSVGSRVMGAAITGTGLRVAVNERQETVLSVLHGEVRVAADRESLRGQRPTLTVDSLRSLLKAPKPRGLTRAPTPVGGPVPVPGPHEVSLREWLVIVKTNQEIRIGSDGRVQAAGALQAKENSDWIRWNQERNAGAPTR, encoded by the coding sequence ATGAATCAGCTGACTTCCTTGCTCATCCTACTGGCCGTGCTGGGCAGCGCCCGGTGGCCGCTCCACGCCCAGGAGTTCGACCGCACCCGGGCTGCCGCGGCCCCCACTCCGGTGACTGCCCAGGATTCATCGATGTCCGCACCGGAGGATGCCGGCCTGGGCCTGGTGAGCTACCGGGAGGGCCTGCTGGCCCGCTTCCCCGAGCGCGCGGCGGACTGGCTGGACGCGCCGCTGCGCAGCCATGTGGCCGAGGGCGACCGCGTCCGCACGGGTCCGCGGGGCCGGGCGGAAATCGAGTTCCAATCCCGCAACCTGCTGCGCCTGGCGCCTTCGACGACTTTGCGACTGGATCGGCTGGCGCAAGAAGAACAGGACGCCGCGCTGCGCGTGGACCTGCAGTTGGAGCAGGGCGAGCTCTGGGCCGAGCTGAACGGCCTGGACGAGGAGGACGAGTTCAGCGTGGGTTCCCGCGTGATGGGCGCGGCCATCACGGGGACAGGTCTGCGCGTGGCTGTGAACGAGCGCCAGGAGACCGTGCTCTCCGTCCTGCACGGCGAGGTGCGCGTGGCCGCGGATCGGGAGTCCCTGCGCGGGCAGCGACCCACGCTGACGGTGGATTCTCTGCGCAGCCTGCTCAAGGCGCCCAAGCCCAGGGGCCTGACCCGCGCGCCGACGCCCGTGGGCGGTCCCGTCCCGGTGCCCGGGCCGCACGAGGTCTCGCTGCGGGAGTGGCTGGTGATCGTCAAGACCAATCAAGAGATCCGGATCGGGTCCGACGGCCGCGTGCAGGCAGCCGGAGCGCTGCAGGCCAAGGAGAATTCGGACTGGATCCGCTGGAATCAGGAACGCAATGCCGGCGCCCCCACACGCTGA
- a CDS encoding PASTA domain-containing protein, translating into MRRNLAPQPREETGSRLFRLGGLAGLLLGLLLLLLLVLDFLVMPRITRQGAETLTPGVLGLSLPEAEQSLRQAGFEPVVEARRPDPAGRYAAGAVMGQYPRPGRLSKSGRSVLLTVSTGGRLMRVPDLQGATLRQALGLLGDARLEEDTLARHWRHDERFGEGCIVAQLPAPGDSLTPGDRVSLTLSLGPAPEWVSTPSVLGLGRLEAGQWLERAGLAVGFVDALAGEETGLTVLEQDPAPGTPLVPGSAVDLRFKERSQP; encoded by the coding sequence ATGAGACGCAATCTTGCCCCGCAGCCCCGGGAGGAGACGGGCTCCCGGCTCTTCCGGCTGGGCGGCCTGGCCGGCCTGCTGCTGGGCCTACTGCTGCTGCTCCTGCTGGTGCTGGACTTCCTGGTGATGCCGCGGATCACGCGCCAGGGCGCCGAGACCCTGACTCCGGGCGTGCTGGGCCTGAGCCTGCCCGAGGCGGAGCAGTCCCTGCGCCAGGCCGGCTTCGAGCCGGTGGTGGAGGCGCGCCGGCCCGATCCCGCCGGGCGCTACGCTGCGGGTGCCGTAATGGGCCAGTATCCGCGACCCGGGCGGCTCTCAAAAAGTGGGCGCTCGGTCCTGCTTACGGTCTCGACGGGCGGGCGCCTGATGCGCGTGCCCGACCTGCAGGGCGCGACGCTGCGCCAGGCGCTGGGCTTGCTGGGCGACGCGCGCCTGGAGGAGGACACCCTGGCCCGGCATTGGCGCCACGACGAGCGCTTCGGCGAGGGCTGCATCGTCGCGCAACTGCCCGCGCCCGGCGACAGCCTGACGCCCGGGGACCGGGTGTCGCTGACCCTCAGCCTGGGACCGGCCCCGGAGTGGGTTTCGACCCCCAGCGTGCTGGGCCTGGGCCGCCTGGAGGCCGGGCAGTGGCTGGAACGCGCCGGCCTGGCCGTGGGCTTCGTGGACGCCCTGGCCGGGGAGGAGACGGGCCTGACGGTGCTGGAGCAGGATCCGGCGCCGGGCACCCCGCTGGTGCCGGGCTCGGCCGTGGACCTGCGCTTCAAGGAAAGGAGCCAACCATGA
- a CDS encoding bifunctional UDP-3-O-[3-hydroxymyristoyl] N-acetylglucosamine deacetylase/3-hydroxyacyl-ACP dehydratase produces the protein MNLNQRSLEREAHLEGLGLHTGASCRVTFHPAPAGHGLIFRRRVEERVVDIPARIEHVKATDRGTVLAVDGVRVHTTEHLLAGLAGLGIDNCLIELDGPEPPILDGSARPFIEALLAAGIRELEEPRDFLSVDKTVVYHDESGVDIVVVPSEEFRVTYMVDYANPALGTQYTSMYGWSEFVQEYAPARTFCFASELLALQSRGLIQGGSLDSALVFLDVQDADLSRLEEHFHVTVDHARLAAGGRILGDQQLHWPNEPVRHKVLDLAGDLCLLGQPLKAHVLVARGGHTAHVALVRLLKQEAVKKSLQKEYQQRLSADVVFDIAAIERILPHRYPFLLVDRITELRPGEFVRGIKCVTINEPFFPGHFPGHPIMPGVLIVEAMGQTGGILLLNSFDRPEEKVVYFTSLDKVRFRKPVKPGDQLVLECTMLKQRRGMCLMEGKAFVDGQLVTSAEMSAMVVDK, from the coding sequence ATGAACCTGAACCAACGCAGTCTGGAACGCGAAGCCCACCTGGAAGGGTTGGGCCTGCACACCGGGGCCAGCTGCCGGGTGACCTTCCACCCTGCGCCCGCCGGCCACGGCCTGATCTTCCGCCGCCGGGTGGAGGAGCGGGTGGTGGACATCCCGGCCCGCATCGAGCACGTCAAGGCCACGGACCGGGGCACCGTGCTGGCCGTGGACGGCGTGCGCGTGCACACCACCGAGCACCTGCTGGCGGGCCTGGCGGGCCTGGGCATCGACAACTGCCTGATCGAGCTGGACGGCCCCGAGCCGCCCATCCTGGACGGCTCCGCCCGCCCCTTCATCGAGGCCCTGCTGGCGGCCGGGATCCGCGAGCTCGAGGAGCCGCGCGATTTCCTCAGCGTAGACAAGACCGTGGTCTACCACGACGAGAGCGGCGTGGACATCGTGGTCGTCCCCTCGGAGGAGTTCCGCGTCACCTACATGGTGGACTACGCCAATCCCGCCTTGGGCACCCAGTACACCAGCATGTACGGCTGGAGCGAATTCGTCCAGGAGTACGCGCCGGCCCGCACCTTCTGCTTCGCCAGCGAACTGCTGGCCCTGCAGTCGCGCGGGCTGATCCAAGGCGGCAGCCTGGACTCCGCGCTGGTCTTCCTGGACGTGCAGGACGCGGACCTGAGCCGGCTGGAGGAGCACTTCCACGTCACCGTTGACCATGCGCGCCTGGCGGCCGGCGGCCGGATCCTGGGCGACCAGCAGCTGCACTGGCCCAACGAGCCCGTCCGCCACAAGGTGCTGGACCTGGCCGGCGACCTCTGCCTGCTGGGCCAGCCGCTCAAGGCCCACGTGCTGGTGGCCCGCGGCGGGCACACGGCCCACGTGGCGCTGGTGCGCCTGCTCAAGCAGGAGGCGGTCAAGAAGAGCCTGCAGAAGGAGTACCAGCAGCGCCTCTCGGCGGACGTGGTGTTCGACATCGCGGCCATCGAGCGCATCCTGCCCCACCGCTATCCCTTCCTGCTGGTGGACCGGATCACCGAGCTGCGTCCGGGCGAGTTCGTGCGCGGGATCAAGTGCGTGACCATCAACGAACCCTTCTTCCCGGGCCACTTTCCGGGCCACCCCATCATGCCCGGCGTGCTGATCGTCGAGGCCATGGGTCAGACGGGCGGCATTCTGCTGCTCAACAGTTTCGATCGCCCGGAGGAGAAGGTGGTCTACTTCACCTCGCTGGACAAGGTCCGCTTCCGCAAGCCCGTCAAGCCCGGCGACCAGCTGGTGCTGGAGTGCACCATGCTCAAGCAGCGCCGGGGCATGTGCCTGATGGAAGGCAAGGCCTTCGTGGACGGGCAGCTGGTCACGTCGGCGGAGATGAGCGCCATGGTGGTGGACAAGTGA
- a CDS encoding S-layer homology domain-containing protein, with product MKSLRFLGGLGCLLGCLILAGLQGCAKAPLKSESLLDTPQTHVDQGLRLLDRGELDGARAEFDRALGLDPKYYMAHAAKALLLAETPEGGKVALKTAREAVDMADNRWQAWMIQARVLSRVQPEDWYKDSQKSLEKAAELGAPAEQVSFWRGRTAMENLDFQTAVSEFGVVVSKRGDWSAPADKAMATCNTILRAKPGTRVSSKIALVEKIDRADMAVLLVEELKLPEVMDKRKKPANASFSAPDAKTVEAERLSPADIQSHWAKSWIEDVLRVNGMGLGAAGAFEPEATLSRGEFAMIVTDILVAVSGDPKLATAHFGETSMFPDLSSSHPSYNAAALCASRGILQADLSTGNFQPVGSVSGAEALLGIRQFQNILRQSF from the coding sequence ATGAAGTCACTGCGCTTCCTGGGCGGCCTGGGCTGCCTGTTGGGTTGCCTGATCCTGGCGGGCCTGCAGGGCTGCGCCAAGGCTCCCCTCAAATCGGAATCCCTGCTGGATACGCCCCAGACCCACGTGGACCAGGGCCTGCGCCTGCTGGACCGCGGGGAGCTGGACGGTGCCCGGGCGGAGTTCGACCGGGCCCTGGGCCTGGATCCCAAATACTACATGGCCCATGCGGCCAAGGCCCTGCTGCTGGCCGAGACTCCGGAGGGCGGCAAGGTGGCCCTGAAGACGGCGCGCGAGGCCGTGGACATGGCGGACAACCGTTGGCAGGCCTGGATGATCCAGGCCCGCGTGCTGTCCCGCGTGCAGCCCGAGGATTGGTACAAGGACAGCCAGAAGAGCCTGGAGAAGGCGGCCGAGCTGGGCGCCCCGGCGGAGCAGGTCAGCTTCTGGCGGGGACGCACGGCGATGGAGAACCTGGATTTCCAGACCGCCGTGAGCGAGTTCGGCGTGGTGGTCTCCAAGCGCGGCGACTGGTCGGCGCCCGCCGACAAGGCCATGGCCACCTGCAACACCATCCTGCGGGCCAAGCCGGGCACGCGGGTCAGCTCCAAGATCGCCCTGGTGGAGAAAATTGACCGGGCGGACATGGCCGTCTTGCTGGTGGAGGAATTGAAACTGCCCGAAGTGATGGACAAGCGCAAGAAGCCCGCCAACGCCAGTTTCAGCGCCCCGGACGCCAAAACAGTTGAAGCTGAGCGGTTAAGCCCGGCGGACATTCAGAGCCACTGGGCCAAGAGCTGGATCGAGGATGTCCTGCGCGTGAACGGGATGGGCCTGGGCGCGGCCGGCGCTTTCGAGCCGGAAGCCACCCTGAGCCGCGGCGAGTTCGCCATGATCGTCACGGACATCCTCGTGGCGGTGAGCGGGGATCCCAAGCTGGCCACGGCCCACTTCGGCGAGACCAGCATGTTTCCCGACTTGAGTTCCAGCCACCCGTCTTACAACGCCGCCGCCCTCTGTGCCTCGCGCGGCATCCTGCAGGCGGACCTGAGCACGGGCAATTTCCAGCCGGTCGGCAGCGTGTCCGGCGCGGAGGCCCTGCTGGGCATCCGCCAGTTCCAGAACATCCTGCGCCAGAGCTTCTAG